One segment of Lucilia cuprina isolate Lc7/37 unplaced genomic scaffold, ASM2204524v1 Scaffold_1283, whole genome shotgun sequence DNA contains the following:
- the LOC111689523 gene encoding uncharacterized protein LOC111689523, which produces TNQDLVPPPIPVHKIATTATPAAAAVIPGVPAGGGGGNNNLNINLPENNNAILRLEVELRDKHAPKYRRAIGVGVPAGAARGGGGGRAGAAGPRGGAHNRPAATGNNVNTMMDLKGNAIVPLEKVLEELLVKLEIEHVTWTTSKKGYFHHVVFPLQSGEPCETTLHCLTELGIGTKLNSSV; this is translated from the exons GCACTAATCAAGATCTAGTACCGCCACCTATACCGGTACATAAGATAGCTACTACTGCCACACCAGCTGCTGCAGCAGTAATACCAGGAGTTCCAgcaggtggtggtggtggtaatAATAATCTTAACATTAATCTTCCGGAAAATAACAACGCTATACTAAGACTTGAAGTTGAATTACGTGACAAGCATGCACCTAAATATCGACGTGCGATAGGTGTTGGAGTGCCTGCTGGTGCAGCACGCGGTGGTGGTGGTGGACGAGCAGGTGCAGCTGGACCAAGGGGTGGGGCTCATAATCGTCCAGCAGCTACAGGAAATAATGTTAACACTATGATGGACTTAAAGGGTAATGCTATAGTGCCCTTGGaaaag GTTTTGGAAGAACTTTTGGTAAAACTTGAAATTGAACATGTTACCTGGACTACCAGTAAGAAGGGATACTTTCATCATGTGGTCTTTCCACTACAATCAGGTGAACCTTGCGAAACGACTCTACACTGT